A portion of the Archocentrus centrarchus isolate MPI-CPG fArcCen1 chromosome 19, fArcCen1, whole genome shotgun sequence genome contains these proteins:
- the rnf157 gene encoding E3 ubiquitin ligase RNF157 isoform X1, whose protein sequence is MGALTSRQNIGVEEVDIPSNSVYRYPPKSGSYFASHFIMGGEKFDSTHPEGYLFGENTDLNFLGTRPVAFPYAAPPPQEPVKTLRSLINIRKDTLRLVRCSEDLKLPGDEAAGKTRACYNVEFTFDADTQVAITIYYQAIEEFHNGVPVYLPQDSSLQSETVHFKRGVCQQFCLPSHTVNLSEWADDELLFDMDKEVFPMVVQAVVDEGEDHLGHSHILLATFEKHMDGSYCVKPLKQKQVVDGVSYLLQEIYGIENKYNSQESKVADDEISDNSAECVVCLSDVRDTLILPCRHLCLCNACADTLRYQANCCPICRLPFRALLQIRAIRKKLSPLSPTSFNPVITSQTSDSEEHSASEHIPPGYEAVSLLEALNGPLNTTSVAPPPLHSGPSHVSGALPPYNSEPHPAPARSLSPLDHSNSSQALKLKKSGSKSLSQNSSVLPEEDEKSCSESEACRHKLVVDQQECGVTPDSENLTFSSSGAIDQSSCTGTPLSSTITSPEDPVSISLAQSVMSMASSHSQHSHISTDTMSSMSGSYLAGAEGEPGGDEGGDVDCEENQDAPMENRRPSQQDRDFAKEPKEQNYSVAVEEQDSEGNDVTEEDCSSPSNGKGGRSRCPELANNNQGVALCDTPSLGLDNEQAPNSRFADLLYLGGYRPVLEPLPHHNSTSNMNLEEQGAESRDGQSPKHPRRGPLIV, encoded by the exons TTCCCGTATGCAGCCCCTCCACCTCAGGAACCAGTAAAGACGCTACGAAGCCTTATTAACATTCGAAAGGACACCCTGCGACTCGTACG CTGCAGTGAGGACCTGAAGCTGCCTGGTGACGAGGCAGCTGGGAAGACCAGAGCCTGCTACAATGTCGAGTTCACCTTTGATGCTGACACACAGGTGGCCATCACCATCTACTACCAGGCCATAGAGGAGTTTCACAACGGAGTGCCAGT TTACCTGCCACAGGACAGCTCGCTGCAGTCTGAGACAGTGCACTTCAAACGGGGAGTTTGCCAGCAGTTCTGTCTGCCATCACACACGGTCAACCTCAGCGAATGGGCCGACGATGAG ctgctgtttgatatGGACAAGGAAGTCTTCCCCATGGTTGTGCAGGCTGTTGTAGATGAGGGAGAAG ACCATTTGGGCCACTCTCACATACTACTAGCTACATTTGAAAAG CACATGGATGGGAGCTACTGTGTGAAGCCTCTGAAGCAGAAACAAGTG GTGGATGGTGTGAGTTATCTGCTGCAGGAGATCTATGGGATAGAGAACAAATACAACAGTCAGGAATCAAAG GTTGCGGACGACGAGATCAGCGACAACAGTGCggagtgtgttgtgtgtttatctgaTGTACGAGACACACTCATCCTGCCATGCAGACACCTGTGTCTCTGCAATGCCTGCGCAGACACACTGCGCTACCAAGCCAACTGCTGCCCTATCTGCAGACTGC CATTCAGAGCTCTGCTGCAGATTCGAGCAATTAGGAAGAAACTCAGTCCTCTGTCACCTACCAGCTTTAACCCTGTCATCACTTCCCAGACCTCTGACTCAGAGGAACACTCG GCGTCAGAGCATATCCCTCCAGGTTATGAGGCGGTGTCTCTCTTGGAGGCCTTGAATGGCCCCCTCAATACCACCTCAgtagctcctcctcctctccactcTGGTCCCAGCCACGTCTCTGGAGCCCTTCCGCCATATAACAGCGAGCCTCATCCGGCACCTGCCCGTTCACTCTCTCCTCTAGACCACTCCAACTCCAGTCAGGCACTCAAACTCAAGAAGAGCGGTTCAAA GTCACTTTCCCAGAATTcctctgtgcttcctgaagaGGATGAGAAGTCTTGCAGTGAATCTGAGGCCTGTCGCCACAAACTCGTTGTAGACCAGCAGGAG TGCGGAGTAACTCCAGACAGTGAGAACCTGACTTTCTCCTCATCTGGAGCCATCGACCAGTCATCCTGCACCGGCacccctctctcctccaccaTTACCTCCCCGGAAG ACCCAGTGAGCATCAGCCTGGCCCAGTCAGTGATGTCCATGGCCTCGTCCCACTCCCAGCACTCCCACATCAGCACTGACACCATGTCCTCCATGTCAGGGTCCTACCTGGCCGGGGCCGAAGGCGAACCCGGGGGGGACGAGGGGGGAGATGTAGACTGCGAGGAGAACCAGGACGCCCCCATGGAGAACCGAAGACCGTCACAGCAGGACAGG gatTTTGCTAAAGAGCCAAAGGAACAAAACTACTCAGTGGCTGTAGAGGAGCAGGACTCAGAG GGAAATGATGTCACTGAAGAGGATTGCTCCTCTCCATCTAATGGGAAAG GTGGGCGGAGCAGGTGTCCAGAGTTGGCCAATAACAATCAGGGCGTCGCCCTCTGTGACACGCCCTCTTTGGGGTTGGATAATGAGCAGGCTCCCAACAGCCGTTTCGCCG ACCTATTGTACCTCGGGGGCTACAGGCCTGTTTTGGAGCCCCTCCCCCACCACAACTCCACCAGCAATATGAACCTGGAGGAGCAGGGGGCAGAGAGCAGGGACGGCCAGAGTCCTAAACATCCCCGCCGCGGACCACTCATTGtgtaa
- the rnf157 gene encoding E3 ubiquitin ligase RNF157 isoform X4 has product MGALTSRQNTDLNFLGTRPVAFPYAAPPPQEPVKTLRSLINIRKDTLRLVRCSEDLKLPGDEAAGKTRACYNVEFTFDADTQVAITIYYQAIEEFHNGVPVYLPQDSSLQSETVHFKRGVCQQFCLPSHTVNLSEWADDELLFDMDKEVFPMVVQAVVDEGEDHLGHSHILLATFEKHMDGSYCVKPLKQKQVVDGVSYLLQEIYGIENKYNSQESKVADDEISDNSAECVVCLSDVRDTLILPCRHLCLCNACADTLRYQANCCPICRLPFRALLQIRAIRKKLSPLSPTSFNPVITSQTSDSEEHSASEHIPPGYEAVSLLEALNGPLNTTSVAPPPLHSGPSHVSGALPPYNSEPHPAPARSLSPLDHSNSSQALKLKKSGSKSLSQNSSVLPEEDEKSCSESEACRHKLVVDQQECGVTPDSENLTFSSSGAIDQSSCTGTPLSSTITSPEDPVSISLAQSVMSMASSHSQHSHISTDTMSSMSGSYLAGAEGEPGGDEGGDVDCEENQDAPMENRRPSQQDRDFAKEPKEQNYSVAVEEQDSEGNDVTEEDCSSPSNGKGGRSRCPELANNNQGVALCDTPSLGLDNEQAPNSRFADLLYLGGYRPVLEPLPHHNSTSNMNLEEQGAESRDGQSPKHPRRGPLIV; this is encoded by the exons TTCCCGTATGCAGCCCCTCCACCTCAGGAACCAGTAAAGACGCTACGAAGCCTTATTAACATTCGAAAGGACACCCTGCGACTCGTACG CTGCAGTGAGGACCTGAAGCTGCCTGGTGACGAGGCAGCTGGGAAGACCAGAGCCTGCTACAATGTCGAGTTCACCTTTGATGCTGACACACAGGTGGCCATCACCATCTACTACCAGGCCATAGAGGAGTTTCACAACGGAGTGCCAGT TTACCTGCCACAGGACAGCTCGCTGCAGTCTGAGACAGTGCACTTCAAACGGGGAGTTTGCCAGCAGTTCTGTCTGCCATCACACACGGTCAACCTCAGCGAATGGGCCGACGATGAG ctgctgtttgatatGGACAAGGAAGTCTTCCCCATGGTTGTGCAGGCTGTTGTAGATGAGGGAGAAG ACCATTTGGGCCACTCTCACATACTACTAGCTACATTTGAAAAG CACATGGATGGGAGCTACTGTGTGAAGCCTCTGAAGCAGAAACAAGTG GTGGATGGTGTGAGTTATCTGCTGCAGGAGATCTATGGGATAGAGAACAAATACAACAGTCAGGAATCAAAG GTTGCGGACGACGAGATCAGCGACAACAGTGCggagtgtgttgtgtgtttatctgaTGTACGAGACACACTCATCCTGCCATGCAGACACCTGTGTCTCTGCAATGCCTGCGCAGACACACTGCGCTACCAAGCCAACTGCTGCCCTATCTGCAGACTGC CATTCAGAGCTCTGCTGCAGATTCGAGCAATTAGGAAGAAACTCAGTCCTCTGTCACCTACCAGCTTTAACCCTGTCATCACTTCCCAGACCTCTGACTCAGAGGAACACTCG GCGTCAGAGCATATCCCTCCAGGTTATGAGGCGGTGTCTCTCTTGGAGGCCTTGAATGGCCCCCTCAATACCACCTCAgtagctcctcctcctctccactcTGGTCCCAGCCACGTCTCTGGAGCCCTTCCGCCATATAACAGCGAGCCTCATCCGGCACCTGCCCGTTCACTCTCTCCTCTAGACCACTCCAACTCCAGTCAGGCACTCAAACTCAAGAAGAGCGGTTCAAA GTCACTTTCCCAGAATTcctctgtgcttcctgaagaGGATGAGAAGTCTTGCAGTGAATCTGAGGCCTGTCGCCACAAACTCGTTGTAGACCAGCAGGAG TGCGGAGTAACTCCAGACAGTGAGAACCTGACTTTCTCCTCATCTGGAGCCATCGACCAGTCATCCTGCACCGGCacccctctctcctccaccaTTACCTCCCCGGAAG ACCCAGTGAGCATCAGCCTGGCCCAGTCAGTGATGTCCATGGCCTCGTCCCACTCCCAGCACTCCCACATCAGCACTGACACCATGTCCTCCATGTCAGGGTCCTACCTGGCCGGGGCCGAAGGCGAACCCGGGGGGGACGAGGGGGGAGATGTAGACTGCGAGGAGAACCAGGACGCCCCCATGGAGAACCGAAGACCGTCACAGCAGGACAGG gatTTTGCTAAAGAGCCAAAGGAACAAAACTACTCAGTGGCTGTAGAGGAGCAGGACTCAGAG GGAAATGATGTCACTGAAGAGGATTGCTCCTCTCCATCTAATGGGAAAG GTGGGCGGAGCAGGTGTCCAGAGTTGGCCAATAACAATCAGGGCGTCGCCCTCTGTGACACGCCCTCTTTGGGGTTGGATAATGAGCAGGCTCCCAACAGCCGTTTCGCCG ACCTATTGTACCTCGGGGGCTACAGGCCTGTTTTGGAGCCCCTCCCCCACCACAACTCCACCAGCAATATGAACCTGGAGGAGCAGGGGGCAGAGAGCAGGGACGGCCAGAGTCCTAAACATCCCCGCCGCGGACCACTCATTGtgtaa
- the LOC115798427 gene encoding 5-hydroxytryptamine receptor 3A-like, whose protein sequence is MMHLAFLILIVLTDVASSQKVCSYQDVLDYLNLTTDNSVFKLTRPVLDYTHPTIVQLDIILYAILAVIEKTQTFIPFVWATLIWNNERISWDPAHFCGITHITIPREILWKPDLFIYEMIQTDDSPQNAYIYVSYDGIITSEEDLKIVSTCKMDVHKFPFDTQKCNITIGSAIHCVNEMRLLPFSNSSRATQFSREVMKTQGEWEFLQLSISKVNFTIENRQWENLIYTFTMKRRPLLHVINFLLPILFFLTLDLASFFIADHRGEKLGFKVTVLLAISVLLLILNDILPSMSNKTPLIATYCIVIFALMLLSLLETILVTYLIEKDSQVKLKVKDKKKKVKRDNSDADLRRQRQTCCSCICKVSSEEKQHELLPAVEEVNNSVHTGESHVLLLILEELKELKKALNLHLCGSGEGGKYVQWAARINRVFFIFYVVTVSLFLTLIYTEWNT, encoded by the exons ATGATGCATTTAGCTTTTCTCATCCTGATCGTCTTAACAG ATGTGGCTTCCTCTCAGAAAGTATGCAGTTACCAGGATGTTCTTGATTACCTGAACCTGACCACAGATAACAGTGTGTTTAAACTGACCCGGCCTGTGCTGGACTACACACACCCCACCATAGTGCAGCTGGACATCATCCTCTATGCCATTCTGGCTGTG ATtgagaaaacacaaacttttattcCCTTCGTCTGGGCAACCCTG ATTTGGAATAATGAACGCATCTCATGGGACCCTGCTCATTTTTGTGGAATTACCCACATTACAATTCCTCGAGAAATCCTCTGGAAACCAGATCTCTTCATTTATGAGAT GATACAGACGGACGACTCCCCTCAAAATGCATACATATACGTATCATACGACGGGATCATTACTTCTGAAGAGGACCTTAAGATTGTCAGCACCTGTAAGATGGATGTCCACAAGTTCCCCTTcgacacacaaaaatgtaacatCACCATCGGCTCTGCGATTCACTGTG TAAATGAAATGAGGCTTTTGCCTTTCTCCAACTCATCTCGGGCGACACAGTTTTCCCGTGAGGTGATGAAGACGCAGGGAGAGTGGGAGTTCCTCCAGCTATCCATCTCCAAAGTCAATTTCACCATCGAAAATAGACAGTGGGAAAATctcatatatact TTCACCATGAAGAGGAGGCCACTCCTTCATGTCATTAACTTCCTGTTGCCCATCTTATTCTTCCTAACTCTGGATCTCGCCTCCTTCTTCATCGCTGATCATCGGGGGGAGAAGCTGGGCTTCAAAGTCACCGTGCTGCTGGCGATCTCGGTTCTGCTGCTCATCCTCAATGACATCCTGCCGTCCATGTCCAACAAGACCCCACTCATAG CGACCTACTGTATTGTGATTTTTGCCCTTATGCTGCTCAGTCTGCTGGAAACGATTTTGGTTACATATCTGATAGAAAAAGATTCCCAAGTCAAACTCAAGGTgaaggacaaaaagaaaaaagtcaaacgTGACAACAGTGATGCAG ATCTCAG AAGACAAAGACAGACCTGCTGTTCCTGCATCTGCAAAGTGTCCAGTGAGGAGAAACAGCATGAGCTACTGCCTGCTGTCGAAGAG GTTAACAACAGTGTTCATACAGGAGAGTCTCATGTGTTGCTGCtaatcctggaggagctgaaggagcTGAAGAAAGCCCTAAATCTACACCTCTGTGGCAGCGGGGAGGGAGGGAAGTACGTCCAGTGGGCTGCTAGAATCAACAgggttttcttcattttctacGTTGTCACTGTGTCGCTCTTTCTAACTCTTATCTACACGGAGTGGAACACTTAG